A genome region from Pseudorca crassidens isolate mPseCra1 chromosome 20, mPseCra1.hap1, whole genome shotgun sequence includes the following:
- the ZNF146 gene encoding zinc finger protein OZF gives MSHLSQQRICSGENPFACKVCGKVFSHKSTLTEHEHFHNREKPFECNECGKAFSQKQYVIKHQNTHTGEKLFECNECGKSFSQKENLLTHQKIHTGEKPFECKDCGKAFIQKSNLIRHQRTHTGEKPFVCKECGKTFSGKSNLTEHEKIHIGEKPFKCSECGTAFGQKKYLIKHQNIHTGEKPYECNECGKAFSQRTSLIVHVRIHSGDKPYECNVCGKAFSQSSSLTVHVRSHTGEKPYGCNECGKAFSQFSTLALHLRIHTGKKPYQCSECGKAFSQKSHHIRHQKIHTH, from the coding sequence ATGTCACACCTCAGTCAGCAGAGAATTTGTAGTGGGGAAAACCCCTTTGCCTGTAAGGTATGTGGGAAAGTCTTCAGCCACAAATCAACTCTCACTGAGCATGAGCATTTTCATAATAGAGAGAAACCTtttgaatgtaatgaatgtggaaaagcaTTCAGCCAAAAGCAGTATGTTATTAAACATCAAAATACCCATACTGGAGAGAAGCTTtttgaatgtaatgaatgtggaaaaTCCTTCAGCCAGAAGGAAAACCTTCTTACCCATCAGAaaattcacactggagagaaaccttttgAGTGTAAGGATTGTGGGAAAGCTTTCATTCAGAAGTCGAACCTCATCAGACACCAGAGaactcacacaggagagaagcccTTTGTATGTAAGGAGTGTGGGAAAACTTTCAGTGGCAAATCAAACCTTACTGAGCATGAGAAAATTCATATTGGAGAGAAACCCTTTAAGTGTAGTGAATGTGGAACAGCTTTTGGTCAGAAGAAGTACCTCATAAAACATCAAAAtattcacactggagagaaaccctatgaatgtaatgaatgtggaaaagccttctcTCAGCGAACGTCACTTATTGTACATGTGAGAATTCATTCAGGTGATAAGCCTTATGAATGCAATGTATGTGGAAAAGCTTTCTCTCAAAGTTCATCTCTTACGGTGCATGTGAGAAGCCATACAGGTGAGAAACCCTATGGTTGTAATGAGTGTGGGAAAGCTTTCTCTCAATTCTCAACCCTTGCTCTACATTTGAGAATACACACAGGTAAGAAGCCTTATCAAtgtagtgaatgtgggaaagctttcagcCAAAAATCACACCATATTAGACACCAGAAAATTCATACTCATTAA